One Methylocaldum marinum DNA window includes the following coding sequences:
- a CDS encoding non-ribosomal peptide synthetase, with the protein MKNLLARLIKQGTRLSATADGDLKIQTGNRALSDQDKEALKEHKAAIVAFLDGGKLACLSYPQERLWFLEQMGYGFQYNLPGIGHIDGALDVPALQRAIEFVVARHESLRTLFVTLEGIAAQHILPRMAMPFEQLDLSRLDDRERGEARRRHVQAFIEQPFDLERGPLIRALLIGLSDSRHVLAFCMHHIISDGWSMRVLLRDLSAAYDAYRLGRKPDMPPLKLQYSGYALWQRETLTDAKLAGELEYWKARLTGYSNLDMPLDYTRPARLSGAGAITDFVVSQDLAQRIKQICRARNTTPFTLFMAAVYVLLRKYSGQTDICMGMPVANRNHPDLENIVGFFVNTLVMRLNPADGPDPSLDALLESVHRTIVDGQDHQNLPIEKVLEFLQPERDLGRSPIFQVLINYTPLGAGKFEFGNCTIEPAFEFESRSAKFELTFTYNEFEDGRAGVAVEYASDLFHSGTIAAMCARLERIIDAFAASPEAPLSALELVTADERRQVLETWNRTEAAYPDDACLHELFGRRARATGKHIAVAYGDERLSYAELDRKSDRLAAYLQKRGVTADSPVGLCVPRSPELIVAILGILKAGGAYLPLDPEYPAQRLEAMLADSSVPLVLTMGEAARSLTRLARPGGCELLELDTLAAELAAIREQPRPVADPQRLAYMIYTSGSTGQPKGVMVEHRSVVNHNRAVMAAYHLVAGDKVLQFSSVSFDIFVEEVFPTLLVGATLVMMDGRKFTDPDYLCEILRRHEVTVINLPTAYWQTLAERRLSGSGLRLAVVGGEKLDSGAVRKWRQANPAVRLINTYGPTETTVISTLFEIGDATDLSRPIPIGAPIANTRVYILDRDLKPVPVGMPGELYIAGTGLARGYWGNPDLTRERFLENPFEPGRRMYRTGDLARWLPDGTIAYLGRVDHQVKIRGFRVELGEIESALSALPEVTSAAAVVVTPRSGGSRLVAYYTSEETAVDGELLREQLRKRLPDYMLPAGIFRLEAMPLTPGGKIDRKRLEQKPVELDAGNHYAAPQTPVEQQLARIWEEVLGRERVGLNDNFFEIGGHSLLSVQLANKVNQLLPSASISVVDIIRYPTVRELAGRIDSGGGKPAGSPYVAGLRDSVPAFIIPGMPGLADGYHQLATVIGECGPVYGLQMKGYGGSEPARSVEDMAAHNIALIRDIKPGGSIRLYAHSYGGTVVYEMLRQLRDTEIRVDDVVLIDCGIIRRLGQIDVPSVTVFCKAIFENAGIDPAAHEKSIVAILANTPYPAWKTQLAELLHKVMGIAPDYFLDLWNVVETSLSVDYRYPHGRLPYRPTLVIAEESQSWLKPNCWDDYYDSVRVVHARGAHMSVITEPYCSEWVNRLRSGPGGEGAATRQSGVSPGQTLFSIRDLEKKYRKVTAVDGISFDIRAGACFGLLGPNGAGKTTTVEMLEGIIRPTSGSIHFCGRPLDAEYRKRIGIQFQQTALQNHLTVRETLQLFRSLYRTGPAPDALIAACSLQEFADRDSGKLSGGQRQRLLLAIALVNDPDVVFLDEPTTGLDPQARRHFWELIGEIKKRGKTIVLTTHYMEEAEQLCDEIAIMDHGRILVQDAPAALMRRHFDGIAIRLPAGSGLAERSEFPYPVTKVGDTLEFVTPDVEQAIGHLLQHQVPFEGLQVAAPNLEDLYLKLTGHSLRA; encoded by the coding sequence ATGAAGAACCTGCTCGCTCGATTGATCAAACAGGGCACTCGCCTGAGCGCCACCGCGGACGGCGATTTGAAAATCCAGACCGGCAACCGCGCGCTGTCGGACCAGGATAAAGAGGCGCTGAAAGAGCACAAAGCCGCGATCGTGGCGTTTCTGGACGGCGGCAAACTCGCGTGCCTGTCCTATCCCCAGGAACGCTTATGGTTCCTGGAACAGATGGGCTACGGATTTCAGTACAACCTGCCGGGCATCGGCCATATCGACGGCGCCCTGGACGTTCCGGCCCTGCAGCGCGCCATCGAGTTCGTCGTGGCCCGCCACGAAAGCCTACGGACGCTGTTCGTCACGCTGGAGGGCATCGCCGCCCAGCATATCCTTCCCCGCATGGCCATGCCGTTCGAGCAGCTGGACTTGAGCCGGCTGGACGACCGTGAGCGAGGCGAAGCCCGGAGGCGGCATGTCCAGGCGTTCATCGAGCAGCCGTTCGACCTGGAACGAGGCCCGCTGATCAGGGCGCTTCTGATCGGACTGTCCGACAGCCGCCATGTCCTGGCTTTCTGTATGCACCACATCATTTCCGACGGCTGGTCGATGCGGGTGCTGCTGCGCGATCTCTCGGCCGCCTACGACGCCTACCGGCTCGGACGGAAGCCGGACATGCCGCCGCTGAAGCTGCAATATTCGGGCTACGCGCTATGGCAGCGGGAAACCCTGACCGACGCCAAGCTCGCCGGGGAACTTGAATACTGGAAAGCCCGGTTGACCGGATACAGCAATCTGGACATGCCCCTGGACTACACTCGTCCGGCGCGTCTGAGCGGTGCCGGCGCCATCACCGACTTCGTCGTGAGCCAGGATCTGGCGCAGCGCATCAAGCAAATCTGTCGAGCCCGGAATACCACGCCGTTTACCTTGTTTATGGCGGCGGTGTATGTCCTGCTCAGAAAATACAGCGGGCAGACCGACATCTGCATGGGCATGCCGGTCGCCAACCGCAATCACCCCGACCTGGAGAACATCGTCGGCTTTTTCGTCAATACCCTGGTGATGCGGTTGAATCCGGCGGACGGACCGGACCCGAGCCTGGACGCATTGCTGGAGAGCGTCCACCGAACGATCGTCGACGGGCAGGACCATCAAAATCTGCCGATCGAGAAAGTCCTGGAGTTTTTGCAGCCGGAGCGGGACCTGGGGCGGAGTCCGATCTTCCAGGTGCTCATCAATTACACGCCGCTGGGGGCCGGCAAATTCGAGTTCGGCAATTGCACGATCGAGCCCGCCTTCGAGTTCGAGAGCCGCAGCGCCAAATTCGAGCTGACTTTCACCTACAACGAATTCGAAGACGGCCGTGCCGGCGTTGCCGTCGAATATGCATCGGATTTGTTTCATTCCGGCACGATCGCCGCGATGTGCGCGAGGCTGGAACGCATCATCGACGCTTTCGCGGCCAGCCCCGAAGCGCCGCTGTCCGCCCTCGAACTGGTCACCGCCGACGAACGCCGGCAAGTCCTCGAGACCTGGAACCGTACCGAAGCCGCCTACCCGGACGATGCCTGCCTGCACGAGCTGTTCGGAAGACGGGCGCGGGCAACCGGCAAGCACATCGCCGTCGCGTACGGCGACGAGCGGCTCAGTTACGCCGAACTGGACCGGAAAAGCGATCGGCTCGCCGCATACCTGCAGAAGCGCGGGGTAACCGCCGACAGTCCGGTCGGCCTGTGCGTGCCCCGTTCCCCGGAACTGATCGTGGCGATCCTCGGAATACTGAAAGCCGGCGGCGCCTATCTGCCGCTGGATCCGGAGTACCCGGCGCAGCGTCTCGAAGCCATGTTGGCGGATAGCAGCGTACCGCTGGTGCTGACCATGGGGGAGGCGGCTCGGTCATTGACCCGGCTTGCCCGCCCCGGCGGCTGCGAACTGCTCGAGCTCGATACCCTGGCAGCCGAACTCGCCGCCATCCGCGAACAGCCGCGACCCGTGGCCGACCCGCAGCGGCTGGCCTATATGATTTATACCTCCGGTTCCACCGGGCAACCCAAGGGCGTGATGGTCGAGCACCGCAGCGTGGTCAATCACAACCGGGCGGTGATGGCGGCCTATCACCTGGTTGCCGGCGACAAGGTGCTGCAATTTTCGAGCGTTTCTTTCGACATCTTCGTCGAGGAAGTCTTTCCGACTTTGCTGGTCGGGGCGACGCTGGTGATGATGGACGGCCGGAAATTCACCGATCCCGACTATCTGTGCGAAATCTTGCGCCGGCACGAGGTCACCGTGATCAACCTGCCGACCGCCTACTGGCAAACGCTGGCGGAGCGGCGCCTGTCCGGTAGCGGTCTGAGGCTGGCCGTGGTCGGCGGCGAAAAGCTGGACAGCGGCGCAGTCCGAAAATGGCGCCAGGCCAACCCGGCCGTCCGCTTGATCAATACGTACGGTCCGACCGAAACCACCGTCATCTCCACCCTGTTCGAAATCGGCGATGCGACCGATTTGAGCCGGCCCATCCCGATCGGTGCGCCGATCGCCAACACCCGCGTCTATATTCTCGACCGCGATCTCAAGCCGGTGCCGGTCGGCATGCCGGGAGAACTGTATATCGCCGGCACCGGCCTGGCGCGCGGCTACTGGGGCAACCCCGATCTGACTCGGGAAAGATTCCTGGAGAACCCGTTCGAACCGGGCCGGCGCATGTACCGAACCGGCGATCTGGCGCGCTGGCTGCCGGACGGCACCATCGCCTATCTGGGCAGAGTCGATCATCAGGTCAAAATCCGCGGATTCCGGGTCGAACTGGGCGAGATCGAGAGTGCGCTGAGCGCGCTGCCGGAAGTGACGAGCGCGGCGGCGGTCGTGGTGACGCCCCGCTCCGGCGGCAGCCGGCTGGTGGCCTATTACACGAGCGAGGAGACCGCCGTCGACGGTGAGCTCCTGCGCGAGCAACTGCGCAAGCGCCTGCCCGATTACATGCTGCCGGCCGGGATCTTCCGCCTGGAGGCCATGCCGCTGACGCCCGGCGGCAAGATCGACCGCAAGCGGCTGGAGCAAAAACCGGTGGAACTCGATGCCGGCAATCACTATGCCGCACCGCAAACCCCGGTCGAACAGCAGCTGGCCCGCATCTGGGAGGAGGTGCTCGGCCGCGAGCGCGTCGGCCTCAACGACAATTTTTTCGAAATCGGCGGCCATTCGCTGCTGTCGGTGCAGTTGGCGAACAAAGTCAATCAGCTCCTGCCGTCCGCGTCGATCAGCGTGGTGGATATCATCCGGTATCCGACCGTGCGGGAACTCGCCGGACGCATCGACAGCGGCGGCGGCAAGCCGGCCGGATCGCCCTATGTCGCCGGCCTGCGCGACAGCGTGCCCGCTTTCATCATTCCGGGCATGCCGGGATTGGCCGACGGCTACCACCAGTTGGCGACCGTCATCGGCGAGTGCGGTCCGGTGTACGGCCTGCAGATGAAAGGCTACGGCGGCAGCGAACCGGCCCGGTCGGTGGAGGACATGGCGGCTCACAATATCGCGCTGATTCGAGACATCAAGCCGGGCGGGTCGATCAGGCTCTACGCCCACAGCTACGGCGGAACCGTGGTCTACGAAATGCTCAGGCAACTGCGGGATACCGAGATCCGGGTCGACGACGTGGTGCTGATAGACTGCGGCATCATCCGCCGCCTGGGGCAAATCGACGTTCCTTCGGTCACCGTCTTTTGCAAGGCGATCTTCGAGAATGCGGGCATCGATCCCGCCGCCCACGAGAAGTCCATCGTAGCCATCTTGGCGAACACGCCGTATCCGGCCTGGAAGACCCAACTGGCGGAACTGCTGCACAAGGTCATGGGGATCGCGCCGGACTATTTTCTGGATTTATGGAACGTGGTCGAGACCTCCCTGTCGGTCGATTACCGCTATCCGCACGGCAGGCTGCCGTACCGGCCGACGCTGGTCATCGCCGAGGAGAGCCAAAGCTGGCTCAAGCCGAACTGCTGGGACGATTACTACGACAGCGTACGGGTCGTCCACGCCCGCGGCGCGCACATGTCGGTCATCACCGAACCCTATTGCTCGGAGTGGGTGAATCGGCTGAGGTCAGGGCCGGGCGGCGAGGGCGCCGCAACGCGGCAATCCGGTGTCTCTCCGGGGCAGACTTTGTTCAGTATCCGGGATCTGGAAAAGAAGTACCGAAAAGTCACCGCGGTCGACGGCATCAGCTTCGATATCAGGGCGGGGGCGTGTTTCGGCCTGCTGGGACCGAACGGGGCCGGCAAAACCACGACCGTGGAAATGCTGGAAGGCATCATTCGGCCGACTTCGGGCAGCATCCATTTTTGCGGCCGACCGCTGGATGCCGAATATCGGAAACGCATCGGCATTCAGTTCCAGCAGACCGCTTTGCAGAACCACCTGACCGTCCGGGAAACCCTGCAATTGTTCCGCAGCCTGTATCGGACCGGCCCGGCACCGGATGCGCTGATTGCCGCCTGCTCGCTGCAAGAATTCGCGGACCGGGACAGCGGAAAGCTTTCCGGGGGCCAGCGGCAGCGATTGCTGCTGGCCATCGCCCTGGTCAACGATCCCGACGTCGTGTTCCTGGACGAGCCGACCACCGGCCTGGACCCCCAGGCTCGCCGCCATTTCTGGGAATTGATCGGCGAAATCAAGAAACGTGGCAAGACCATCGTGCTGACCACCCACTACATGGAAGAGGCTGAACAGCTCTGCGACGAAATCGCGATCATGGATCATGGCCGCATCCTGGTGCAGGACGCGCCGGCGGCCTTGATGCGCCGGCATTTCGACGGCATCGCGATCCGTCTGCCGGCGGGCAGCGGCCTGGCCGAAAGGAGCGAATTTCCTTACCCGGTCACTAAGGTCGGCGACACGCTGGAGTTCGTTACGCCGGACGTCGAACAAGCGATCGGGCATCTGCTGCAGCACCAGGTGCCGTTCGAAGGACTGCAGGTCGCCGCTCCCAACCTCGAAGACCTATACCTGAAACTCACCGGCCATTCGCTGCGAGCCTAA
- a CDS encoding ABC transporter permease yields the protein MRHFFAILRARNLELIRDHATWIWNIVFPMLLVLAIATLFNDEDSAIFQVGVVDDSPGQLADLKQIEHIQFVEYRDLDIALQKLRHHQLDMVLQGGTAPGYWLNDTSPKGYLLEKVVAGVRQGANALTRNAVSGREIRYLDWVLPGVIGINLMHSGLFGVGYVIVRYRKNGVLKRLQATPLGAFEFLSAQVVSRLGMLLIVTVAQFAAMNLIFDFFTEGSCWLLLLIAALGAMAMISLGLLMASRTSSEELAGGLLNLLTWPMVFLSGVWFSLEGAPAVVQKLALIFPLTHTITAARNVMLDGAGLAQIAPEIAALCTMTLAFLLIASFRFKWGED from the coding sequence ATGCGTCACTTCTTCGCGATACTGAGAGCGCGCAATCTCGAACTGATCCGCGACCATGCCACCTGGATCTGGAACATCGTATTTCCGATGTTGCTGGTGCTGGCCATCGCAACCCTGTTCAACGACGAGGACAGCGCCATTTTCCAGGTCGGGGTGGTCGACGACAGCCCCGGGCAACTGGCGGACCTCAAGCAGATCGAGCATATCCAGTTCGTCGAATACAGGGATCTGGACATCGCGCTGCAGAAGCTTCGTCACCATCAGCTGGATATGGTTCTGCAAGGCGGCACCGCGCCGGGCTACTGGCTGAACGACACCTCGCCCAAAGGCTACCTGCTCGAAAAGGTCGTGGCGGGCGTCCGGCAGGGCGCGAATGCGCTGACCCGGAATGCCGTCAGCGGCCGGGAGATCCGCTACCTGGACTGGGTGCTTCCCGGCGTCATCGGCATCAACCTCATGCACAGCGGCTTGTTCGGAGTCGGCTACGTCATCGTCCGCTACCGCAAGAACGGCGTGCTCAAGCGTTTGCAAGCCACGCCGCTCGGCGCTTTCGAATTCCTGAGCGCCCAGGTGGTCTCGCGTCTCGGCATGCTGCTGATCGTGACGGTCGCGCAATTCGCCGCGATGAACCTGATTTTCGATTTTTTCACGGAGGGCTCTTGCTGGCTTCTGCTGTTGATCGCAGCCCTGGGGGCCATGGCGATGATCAGCCTGGGCCTGTTGATGGCGAGTCGTACCAGCAGCGAAGAATTGGCCGGCGGACTGCTGAACCTCTTGACCTGGCCCATGGTATTCCTGTCCGGCGTCTGGTTTTCCCTGGAAGGCGCGCCGGCAGTGGTGCAGAAACTGGCCCTGATCTTTCCGCTGACCCACACCATAACCGCGGCCCGCAACGTCATGCTGGACGGCGCCGGTCTCGCTCAGATCGCGCCGGAAATCGCGGCCTTGTGCACGATGACGCTGGCGTTTTTGCTGATCGCCTCGTTCCGCTTCAAATGGGGAGAAGACTGA
- a CDS encoding DJ-1/PfpI family protein: MDRRSFTKLACLGGCLASFKAVAESPALREARRKQSLEVSRKAHEAIMSSEGLKMTGSERIAMLMYPGFTALDLVGPQYMLASMMGAGIYLISSTNDLNPVKSDTGLAVVPTHTWDDCPESLDMLFVPGSALGVLEAMRDAKFIGFIKAKAAVSKYVTSVCTGSLLLGKAGLLKGKKATSHWVTLDLLPKFGATPVKERVVWDGNVITGGGVTAGIDFGLQIIAALRGRVYAETIQLQAEYDPHPPYDSGSPEKADVLVRDSLRGMFEPLHVDLELEI; encoded by the coding sequence ATGGATCGACGAAGTTTCACCAAGCTGGCGTGCCTGGGCGGCTGCCTGGCGTCGTTCAAGGCCGTCGCCGAGTCGCCGGCCCTCCGGGAGGCCCGAAGAAAGCAAAGCCTGGAAGTGTCGCGCAAGGCGCACGAAGCCATCATGTCCTCGGAAGGCCTGAAGATGACCGGCAGCGAACGGATCGCGATGCTGATGTATCCGGGGTTTACCGCGCTGGATCTGGTCGGGCCGCAGTACATGCTGGCATCGATGATGGGCGCCGGGATTTACCTGATTTCTTCGACCAACGACCTCAACCCCGTAAAGAGCGATACCGGTCTCGCCGTCGTGCCGACCCACACCTGGGACGACTGCCCGGAGTCCCTGGACATGCTGTTCGTGCCGGGCAGCGCGCTTGGCGTGCTGGAAGCGATGCGGGATGCCAAATTCATCGGATTCATCAAGGCCAAGGCCGCCGTTTCGAAGTACGTGACCAGCGTCTGCACCGGCAGCCTGCTGCTCGGCAAGGCCGGGCTGCTGAAAGGCAAGAAGGCCACCTCGCACTGGGTCACCCTGGACTTGCTGCCGAAATTCGGCGCGACGCCGGTCAAGGAGCGGGTGGTCTGGGACGGTAATGTGATTACCGGCGGCGGCGTCACCGCCGGCATCGATTTCGGCCTGCAGATCATCGCCGCGCTGCGGGGCAGGGTCTACGCCGAAACCATCCAGCTTCAGGCGGAATACGATCCCCATCCGCCGTATGACTCGGGTTCGCCCGAAAAGGCCGACGTTCTGGTCAGAGACAGTCTCAGAGGCATGTTCGAACCCCTGCACGTCGATCTCGAACTGGAAATCTAA
- a CDS encoding efflux RND transporter permease subunit, with translation MENFLLKVGRFFFDLPDRILRFKWPILIALIGASAVMVLGALTRLHVNTSANSFLAPDDPAMVALDNFRAQFGGDDTVVLVYRARNGDVFSGEALTAVQALTEDLLNWQDLEPGGYTDANGRPVDLTELKHIRDVRSLSNIRVQSAQGDTLRSERLLPRHIPETPAALSEIKAKAMAKDYYRLAYFSNDGQYGAVVIKTDFGVIPEDGYVPAVDGSEVSLDDSLALPGAADPGYDADADLGKVVYKKTTNGEYARFVKSLKSVYAKYDGTLDFYPVGYPPLMEFVQKVLNQAVGLNIGMVLINVVLLWLLFRSFSAVLWPMVTIILSIVWVCGAAAWSGTQVSTMITLALMLVFVCGIADCVHVMNAYLLHRRAGLAHRSALSTAYGETGLPMFVTSVTNMVGTCALVLSDLLPIRVFAVLSTLGVGMAYLFTLVLLPILLDIWHPVKAHAPTRSGRLDRLAAGWRGLSVAVKLPLAIGYCGLLIVLGGPELGGFIATISLMTYFTVAAQTRLFEGLPGLAARHSFKILVIFAVVFAACLYGKSQVRVDSSLVELTREGSDIRVAYETADRHMAGTQTMEIMIDTGASEGILNPALLARMDTLQRRVLARYPEEISRTFSLADIVKETNQLMHGDDPAYFSIPDSQILISQLLYLYNSANPSDRRSLVSDDYSQSHIALNVYSAGSYQYKRFFAELGAEIDRTFADLKAELPDLKVTLTGSVPLMMRTQDIIATSQYGSFMLALAVISAIMVLTLGSLQAGLLAIIPNLIPSLFTYGLLGLLGIPLDTDTLLLAPVIIGLSVDDTTHFITHYRMALVKTRDMTEALRGTIVEVGPAVVSTGMVLGLGFGILSFSDYLGTAKMGFFGALSIFVGVLCELFLLPALLLIFKPKFGLKDLAATFDLQRQSV, from the coding sequence ATGGAAAACTTCTTGTTGAAAGTGGGCCGGTTCTTTTTCGACCTGCCCGACCGTATTCTCCGCTTCAAATGGCCGATCCTGATCGCGCTGATCGGCGCGTCGGCGGTGATGGTGCTGGGCGCGCTCACCCGCCTGCACGTCAATACCTCGGCGAACAGCTTTCTCGCACCCGATGATCCGGCCATGGTGGCCTTGGACAACTTCCGGGCCCAGTTCGGCGGCGACGATACCGTGGTTCTGGTCTACCGGGCCAGGAACGGCGACGTGTTCTCCGGGGAGGCGTTAACGGCGGTCCAGGCGCTGACCGAAGATTTGCTGAACTGGCAGGATCTCGAACCGGGCGGCTACACCGATGCCAACGGGCGCCCCGTCGACCTAACGGAGCTGAAGCACATTCGAGATGTCCGTTCGCTGAGCAACATCCGCGTTCAATCCGCGCAAGGCGATACCCTGCGTTCGGAGCGGCTGCTGCCCAGGCACATACCCGAGACGCCGGCCGCTCTGTCCGAAATCAAGGCCAAGGCCATGGCCAAGGACTACTATCGCCTGGCCTATTTTTCCAACGATGGCCAGTATGGCGCCGTCGTGATCAAGACCGATTTCGGCGTCATTCCGGAAGACGGCTATGTTCCTGCAGTCGACGGCTCGGAGGTGTCGCTGGATGACAGCCTGGCCTTGCCGGGCGCGGCGGACCCGGGCTATGACGCCGATGCGGACTTGGGCAAGGTGGTCTACAAGAAAACCACCAACGGCGAATATGCCCGTTTCGTGAAAAGCCTGAAAAGTGTCTACGCCAAGTATGACGGCACTTTGGACTTCTACCCCGTCGGCTATCCGCCGCTGATGGAATTCGTCCAGAAAGTGCTGAATCAGGCCGTCGGATTGAATATCGGCATGGTGTTGATCAACGTCGTGCTGTTGTGGTTGCTGTTCCGCTCCTTCAGCGCCGTGCTCTGGCCGATGGTGACCATTATCCTCAGCATCGTCTGGGTGTGCGGCGCCGCCGCCTGGTCGGGAACCCAGGTCTCGACCATGATCACCTTGGCCCTGATGCTGGTGTTCGTGTGCGGAATCGCCGATTGCGTGCACGTGATGAACGCCTACCTGCTGCATCGCCGCGCCGGCCTCGCTCACCGGTCCGCGCTGTCCACGGCTTACGGCGAAACCGGGCTGCCGATGTTCGTCACCAGCGTGACCAATATGGTCGGCACCTGCGCGCTGGTGCTTTCGGATCTATTGCCGATCCGGGTATTCGCGGTCTTGTCGACCCTGGGCGTGGGCATGGCCTATCTGTTCACGCTGGTCCTGCTGCCCATCCTGCTGGACATCTGGCATCCCGTCAAAGCCCATGCGCCAACCCGTAGCGGCCGGCTGGACCGGCTGGCCGCCGGCTGGCGCGGCCTGTCCGTCGCCGTCAAACTGCCCCTGGCCATCGGCTATTGCGGATTGCTGATCGTTCTGGGCGGACCTGAGCTGGGCGGCTTCATCGCGACGATTTCGCTGATGACCTATTTCACGGTGGCCGCCCAGACCCGGCTGTTCGAAGGGCTTCCCGGCCTGGCCGCCCGCCATTCGTTCAAGATTCTCGTGATTTTCGCCGTGGTGTTCGCCGCCTGCCTGTACGGCAAGAGCCAGGTGCGGGTCGATTCCAGCCTGGTCGAACTGACCCGCGAGGGAAGCGACATCCGGGTCGCTTACGAAACCGCCGACCGGCACATGGCCGGTACCCAGACCATGGAGATCATGATCGATACCGGTGCCAGCGAGGGCATTCTGAATCCGGCCCTGCTGGCCCGAATGGATACCTTGCAGCGCAGGGTTCTGGCCCGGTATCCGGAGGAAATCAGCCGGACCTTCTCGCTGGCCGACATCGTCAAGGAGACTAACCAGCTAATGCACGGCGACGATCCGGCCTATTTCAGCATTCCGGACTCGCAAATACTGATTTCGCAGCTGCTGTATCTCTACAACAGCGCGAATCCCAGCGATCGGCGCAGCCTGGTATCCGACGATTACAGCCAATCGCACATCGCGCTCAATGTCTACAGTGCCGGCTCCTACCAATACAAGCGGTTTTTCGCCGAACTGGGCGCTGAAATCGACCGGACCTTCGCCGACCTGAAAGCGGAACTTCCGGATCTGAAAGTGACCCTGACCGGCTCGGTGCCGTTGATGATGCGTACCCAGGACATCATCGCCACCTCGCAGTACGGCAGTTTCATGCTGGCCCTGGCGGTGATCAGCGCGATCATGGTGCTGACCCTGGGGTCGTTACAGGCGGGGCTGCTGGCGATCATCCCGAATCTGATCCCGTCGCTGTTCACCTACGGTCTGCTGGGCCTCCTGGGCATACCGCTCGACACCGACACCTTGCTGCTGGCGCCGGTGATCATCGGGCTTTCGGTGGACGACACGACGCATTTCATCACTCATTACCGCATGGCACTGGTCAAGACCCGCGATATGACCGAAGCCCTGAGAGGCACCATCGTCGAAGTCGGGCCGGCGGTGGTGTCCACCGGGATGGTGTTGGGTCTCGGGTTCGGCATTCTGAGTTTTTCCGACTACCTGGGCACGGCGAAAATGGGCTTTTTCGGCGCCCTGTCGATATTCGTCGGCGTGTTGTGCGAACTCTTCCTGCTGCCCGCCTTGTTGCTGATTTTCAAGCCTAAATTCGGCTTGAAGGACCTTGCCGCCACTTTCGACTTGCAGAGGCAATCCGTATGA
- a CDS encoding outer membrane lipoprotein-sorting protein — translation MTDKTCRFLLKTFLSLALLTAASSGEAATGREILEKMEEYQRSITDSAFVKSRLSSCKYGLKDKKITCAESPRVKILEAVGINDGAERKDTKSVTLVLAPPAEKGIGMLNFTYDEAGRDNETWLYLSALGAVKRIANGNPDEDSESASIFGSEFTVEDLDTGKLDEYEINILEETTEGGREVWKIETVPNPDRAKKTRYGRRVLYVDKERYVPLRVELYDKQGKEIKRLLSSNIEQINDVWIAKSQTMMNLVDDRLSNLARLKINIGVSIPDGFLSQRTLTDAAFREAKLGVLRTQVE, via the coding sequence ATGACAGACAAGACCTGCCGTTTCCTTCTGAAAACCTTCTTATCGCTTGCATTGCTGACCGCCGCTTCCTCGGGCGAAGCCGCGACCGGCCGCGAAATACTGGAGAAGATGGAGGAATACCAACGCAGCATCACCGATTCGGCCTTCGTGAAATCCCGATTGTCGAGCTGTAAGTACGGCCTCAAGGACAAGAAGATCACCTGCGCGGAAAGCCCGCGGGTGAAGATCCTGGAAGCGGTCGGCATCAACGACGGCGCGGAACGCAAGGACACCAAGTCGGTTACGCTGGTGCTGGCACCGCCGGCCGAAAAGGGCATAGGCATGCTCAATTTCACCTACGACGAGGCCGGCCGGGACAACGAAACCTGGCTGTATCTATCGGCCCTGGGGGCGGTCAAGCGGATTGCCAACGGCAACCCGGACGAAGACTCCGAATCGGCCTCGATCTTCGGCTCGGAGTTCACGGTCGAGGACCTGGATACCGGCAAGCTGGACGAATATGAGATCAATATCCTGGAGGAAACCACCGAGGGCGGACGCGAGGTCTGGAAGATCGAGACCGTTCCCAACCCCGACAGGGCGAAGAAAACCCGGTACGGGCGCCGGGTCCTGTACGTGGACAAGGAACGTTACGTGCCGCTGCGGGTGGAGCTGTACGACAAGCAGGGCAAGGAAATCAAACGCCTGCTTTCCTCGAATATCGAGCAGATAAACGATGTCTGGATCGCCAAGTCGCAAACCATGATGAATCTGGTCGACGACCGGCTGTCCAACCTCGCCAGATTGAAAATCAACATCGGCGTGTCCATCCCGGACGGATTTCTGAGCCAGCGCACGCTGACCGATGCCGCCTTCCGAGAGGCCAAACTGGGAGTCCTCCGAACCCAAGTCGAATGA